In Drosophila pseudoobscura strain MV-25-SWS-2005 chromosome 4, UCI_Dpse_MV25, whole genome shotgun sequence, the following proteins share a genomic window:
- the LOC6902929 gene encoding uncharacterized protein: protein MANAGNNPSPKDEACGVYDLLSASPTCLKFCAAANRSQKRTLTLLNTFQQPVIFKMKTNAADQYHVTPFFGRIEPFSCLEVVVRLNGEEPKADCQFPHHFSVYSTIAPAAGVQGNKQSILAIFKDIPVARLAVVRINVEYEAEPAVAAAPAPSKPLRTAAMSEIRSAAERMIASQVVSCVSSGRYSASNAASAANQSIAPCPICDPLDSPPLNLETSVRVSLNDITIPSILQMVIVGAALAGVLFLIVMDPKKLDGVFKMLLGCLNLDSSEIIQCGKSDNTSPASAYASASGPSATCNMPDCCQGD, encoded by the exons ATGGCTAACGCGGGCAATAATCCATCGCCTAAGGACGAGGCATGTGGCGTCTACGACCTTCTGTCGGCGTCCCCGACGTGCCTAAAGTTCTGCGCTGCCGCCAATCGGAGCCAGAAGCGGACTCTGACCCTCCTGAACACCTTTCAGCAGCCGGTGATCTTCAAGATGAAGACGAATGCCGCCGACCAGTACCACGTGACGCCCTTCTTCGGCCGTATCGAGCCGTTCAGCTGCCTGGAGGTGGTCGTCCGGCTGAACGGCGAGGAGCCCAAGGCCGACTGCCAGTTTCCGCATCACTTCAGCGTCTACTCGACCATCGCCCCCGCCGCCGGGGTCCAGGGGAACAAACAGTCCATCCTGGCCATCTTCAAGGACATTCCCGTCGCCAGGCTGGCCGTGGTGCGCATCAACGTCGAGTACGAGGCCGAgccggcggtggcggcggcgccGGCGCCGTCCAAGCCGCTGCGGACGGCCGCCATGTCGGAGATCCGCAGTGCCGCCGAGCGGATGATCGCCAGCCAGGTGGTCTCCTGCGTGTCGAGCGGCAGGTACAGTGCCTCCAATGCGGCCAGTGCCGCCAACCAGAGCATCGCTCCGTGCCCGATCTGTGACCCCCTGGACTCGCCGCCGCTGAACCTTGAGACGAGCGTCCGTGTGTCCCTGAACGACATCACCATTCCCTCAATCCTCCAGATGGTCATTGTGGGCGCAGCCCTGGCGGGAG TGCTCTTCCTCATCGTCATGGATCCCAAGAAACTGGACGGGGTCTTCAAGATGCTCCTCGGCTGCCTGAACCTGGACTCTTCGGAGATCATTCAATGCGGCAAATCGGATAACACTTCTCCTGCTTCCGCTTACGCTTCCGCTTCTGGCCCTTCAGCCACCTGCAACATGCCGGATTGTTGTCAGGGCGATTGA
- the robl22E gene encoding dynein light chain roadblock-type 2 has protein sequence MSAEVEEMLKRFQALKNVVGIIVIDNDGIPIKTTLDNTLSVHYAATMQTLREKARQVVLDLDGTNEFTALRMRTLYHEVMLCPKDDYFIVVIQKPCE, from the coding sequence ATGTCCGccgaggtggaggagatgctGAAGCGCTTCCAGGCCCTGAAGAACGTGGTGGGCATCATAGTGATCGACAACGACGGCATACCCATCAAGACCACGCTGGACAACACCCTGTCCGTGCACTATGCGGCCACGATGCAGACCCTCCGGGAGAAGGCCCGCCAGGTGGTCCTCGATCTGGACGGCACCAACGAGTTCACGGCCCTGCGGATGCGCACCCTCTACCACGAGGTGATGCTCTGCCCCAAGGACGACTACTTTATCGTCGTCATACAGAAGCCTTGCGAATAG
- the LOC6902931 gene encoding uncharacterized protein: MNLIAKAQSSPASPMDILTDGLESDPVLYTAAVNVAAVLKENPADGEKIKPLYDALVKRANPVAAGGTLTRKQTCKLENATALRNLLIKAVVYAGLRTEYLQQQVAVRLRRNSKKQMPSSTLSPAEVLELLGILPPSKENGVLKQMELPQRRMTRSQRCTF; the protein is encoded by the exons ATGAACCTCATAGCAAAGGCCCAGAGCTCGCCAGCATCGCCGATGGACATCTTAACAGATGGGCTGGAATCGGACCCTGTACTGTACACGGCTGCCGTGAATGTCGCGGCAGTCCTTAAGGAGAACCCCGCAGACGGTGAAAAAATTAAAC CGCTTTACGACGCCCTGGTGAAGCGCGCCAACCCTGTGGCCGCCGGGGGCACATTGACGAGAAAGCAAACCTGCAAGCTCGAAAACGCCACGGCGCTGCGCAACCTCCTGATCAAGGCTGTTGTCTACGCGGGCCTGAGAACCGAATAcctccagcagcaggtggCTGTCAGACTCCGGAGGAACAGCAAGAAGCAGATGCCATCGAGCACCCTGAGTCCTGCGGAGGTCTTGGAACTACTGGGAATCCTGCCGCCCTCGAAGGAGAATGGAGTTCTCAAGCAAATGGAATTGCCGCAGAGAAGGATGACCAGGAGCCAGCGTTGCACTTTTTGA
- the LOC4816840 gene encoding trypsin alpha-like, translating to PEELQVRAGSTLRSQGGTLHRVAAIKCYPGYSNSEFWKNDIALIRLSEPLEFSDRVRSIPLAGEDPEAGAQAKITGWGWTFKNGAMQIPDILQGVAIPIVSRACCQLKYPEFGITEAVICAGTSHKSTLFEDSGGPLTVNKQLVGVVCGGRYGSPIMYSSVIYHKDWILGAIEALS from the coding sequence CCCGAGGAGCTGCAAGTGCGGGCGGGCTCCACGCTTCGTAGCCAAGGCGGAACGCTCCACCGAGTGGCGGCGATTAAATGCTACCCTGGATACTCCAATTCCGAGTTCTGGAAAAACGACATTGCCCTCATTCGATTGAGCGAACCTCTCGAGTTCAGCGATCGAGTGCGGAGCATCCCCTTGGCCGGGGAAGACCCCGAGGCTGGCGCCCAGGCAAAGATCACCGGCTGGGGCTGGACCTTCAAGAATGGCGCCATGCAAATCCCCGACATCCTGCAGGGCGTGGCGATACCCATAGTGAGCAGGGCGTGCTGCCAGCTGAAGTATCCCGAATTTGGCATCACAGAAGCCGTCATTTGTGCCGGCACTAGTCACAAATCCACACTATTCGAGGACTCCGGTGGCCCCCTGACCGTGAACAAGCAGCTGGTGGGCGTCGTCTGTGGTGGGCGGTACGGCTCTCCTATAATGTATTCCAGTGTGATCTATCACAAGGATTGGATTCTAGGTGCAATCGAAGCGCTTTCCTGA
- the LOC6902928 gene encoding vesicle-associated membrane protein/synaptobrevin-binding protein, protein MEPLVTIPQILVFNAPYNRLQSREMTLINNTEQVLMFKLKTNNAQHYVVKPTVGLVEPYSTSKVLISLCRFDFQPRTCYQHRFIVETFYIPVDGLQQCDREAPKAFFKRTPRSDMGVVRIRVRLEATPALPPKERLADVPAQAVAEPLLGKQPALEEPQKAKRIRGPRSWFLWTLLILAFVVAVLFIGIFRNDDTSKASSHSPVLDNVNLSI, encoded by the exons ATGGAGCCATTAGTCACCATTCCACAGATTCTGGTCTTCAATGCCCCGTACAATCGCCTCCAGAGCCGGGAGATGACGCTGATCAACAACACGGAGCAGGTGCTGATGTTCAAGCTGAAGACGAACAACGCCCAGCACTACGTCGTGAAGCCCACCGTCGGCCTGGTGGAGCCCTACAGCACCTCGAAGGTCCTCATCAGCCTGTGCCGCTTCGACTTCCAGCCGCGCACTTGCTATCAGCATCGGTTCATCGTCGAGACCTTCTACATCCCGGTCGACGGGCTTCAACAGTGCGATCGCGAGGCCCCCAAGGCCTTCTTCAAGCGGACTCCCCGCTCAGATATGGGCGTGGTCCGTATACGCGTTCGCCTGGAGGCCACTCCAGCGTTGCCACCGAAAGAGCGACTCGCAGATGTCCCAGCCCAAGCCGTGGCGGAGCCGCTCCTGGGGAAGCAGCCTGCTCTGGAGGAGCCGCAGAAGGCCAAGCGCATCCGCGGGCCACGTTCTTGGTTCTTGTGGACTCTTTTAATCCTGGCTTTTGTCGTGGCAG TTCTTTTTATAGGCATCTTCCGCAACGATGACACTTCCAAGGCCTCGTCTCACAGCCCCGTCTTGGATAATGTGAATCTCTCGATTTAG
- the LOC4816841 gene encoding Golgi-associated plant pathogenesis-related protein 1, producing the protein MSKKPAPIPKTQPRAPGPRGQDTKANNDLFLKEVFNATNKCRGLHGCPALTINNDLNKIAQEWANHLRDKNVMEHRPNPKYGENIFLSGGMDVSGDLPVDMWYREINAYNFDKAEFTPTSGHFTQLIWKASKEMGSGVARKADRTWVVCNYNPPGNVVGQFRDNVPKKLKD; encoded by the exons ATGTCCAAGAAACCGGCGCCCATACCGAAAACCCAGCCCCGTGCCCCGGGCCCCAGGGGACAGGACACGAAGGCCAACAATGATCTGTTCCTGAAGGAGGTCTTCAATGCCACCAACAAATGCCGGGGCCTGCACGGCTGTCCGGCGCTCACCATCAACAATGATCTCAACAAAATCGCCCAGGAATGGGCCAAT CATTTGCGCGACAAGAACGTGATGGAGCATCGGCCCAATCCCAAGTACGGCGAGAACATCTTCCTCTCGGGCGGCATGGATGTGTCCGGCGATCTGCCCGTGGACATGTGGTACCGCGAGATCAACGCCTACAACTTCGACAAGGCGGAGTTCACGCCCACCTCGGGCCACTTCACGCAGCTGATTTGGAAGGCCAGCAAGGAGATGGGCTCGGGCGTGGCCCGCAA AGCGGACAGAACTTGGGTGGTCTGCAACTACAATCCTCCGGGCAATGTGGTCGGTCAATTCCGGGACAATGTGCCCAAGAAATTAAAGGACTGA
- the LOC6902930 gene encoding longitudinals lacking protein, isoforms H/M/V-like, whose product MANKKFLFRWNDHQRSVIGMFESLRLPRFAAEGQSLKAYKVVLSACSPYFAALLGGQDDRHPIFVLKERGEVNVSQDQLDSFLKAAESLQISGLSEPQFTVLPEPGKRARRHSSGSGGDSKNAARGRVSTAKGSKPLL is encoded by the coding sequence ATGGCCAATAAAAAGTTCTTGTTTCGCTGGAACGATCACCAGCGCTCGGTGATCGGAATGTTCGAGAGTCTGCGGCTGCCGAGGTTCGCCGCCGAGGGCCAGTCCCTGAAGGCCTACAAGGTGGTTCTGTCCGCCTGCAGTCCCTACTTTGCCGCCCTGCTCGGGGGCCAGGACGACAGGCATCCGATCTTCGTGCTGAAGGAACGAGGCGAGGTCAACGTCTCGCAGGACCAGCTGGACTCGTTTCTCAAGGCGGCAGAATCGCTGCAGATCAGCGGCCTGTCCGAGCCGCAGTTCACGGTTCTGCCAGAGCCGGGAAAGCGCGCTCGCCGGCACTCCTCCGGATCGGGCGGGGATTCGAAAAACGCAGCCCGGGGAAGGGTGAGTACTGCAAAAGGAAGCAAACCCCTCCTCTAA
- the LOC4817000 gene encoding myosin-2 essential light chain, translating into MPQEPKPKSSPEGHLPGLQQAFRHYELHGDGKISVLLLGDCLRAMGANPPESLVQRHVRKLQAASIERLSFELVLGIYFGLGENSGIVAPGQARGKAEEYICSLRLLDEQGTGFLPAGRLRRLLTECGEPLSEEEVAGLLKDRVNDQGLVNYVDLMHAILS; encoded by the coding sequence ATGCCACAAGAACCCAAGCCAAAGTCGAGCCCCGAAGGCCACCTGCCGGGGCTGCAGCAGGCCTTCCGGCACTACGAGCTGCACGGCGACGGCAAGATATCCGTGCTCCTTCTGGGGGACTGCCTGCGGGCGATGGGGGCCAATCCGCCGGAGTCGCTGGTGCAGCGGCACGTCCGCAAGCTGCAGGCGGCGTCCATCGAGCGGCTGTCCTTCGAGCTGGTGCTCGGCATCTACTTCGGGCTGGGCGAGAACTCGGGCATCGTGGCCCCCGGCCAGGCCAGGGGCAAGGCCGAGGAGTACATCTGCAGCCTGCGGTTGCTGGACGAGCAGGGCACGGGCTTCCTGCCCGCCGGGAGACTGCGCCGCCTGCTCACCGAATGCGGCGAGCCCCTGTccgaggaggaggtggcggGGCTCCTCAAGGACCGGGTCAACGATCAGGGCCTGGTCAACTATGTGGATCTGATGCATGCCATTCTGTCCTAG
- the LOC117184000 gene encoding trypsin epsilon-like — protein MLFKVSLLFATATLLSAGRVPRIIGGQDTPIEEDPWQVSLVVGGDHACGGSIYSKDFVITA, from the coding sequence ATGCTATTCAAAGTCTCTCTGCTGTTCGCGACAGCCACCCTGCTCTCCGCTGGACGTGTGCCCCGCATTATAGGCGGACAGGACACGCCCATCGAGGAGGATCCCTGGCAAGTGTCCCTTGTCGTGGGGGGAGACCATGCCTGCGGTGGTTCCATCTACAGCAAGGACTTTGTCATAACTGCC